A region of Ferruginibacter albus DNA encodes the following proteins:
- the lpxA gene encoding acyl-ACP--UDP-N-acetylglucosamine O-acyltransferase: protein MIHPHTYIHPNAKLATNVKIDPFSVIHPNVEIGEGTWIGSNVTIMEGARIGKNCRIFPGAVIAAIPQDLKFEGEQTTVEIGDNTTIREFVTINRGSKDKWKTKVGNNCLIMAYSHIAHDCIVGNNCIMSNNTQMAGHVIMGDYSILAGMCAVHQFVQIGQHSFVSGGSLVSKDVPPYIKAGRTPLSYAGVNSIGLKRRGFSLQRINDILDIYRIIYNKGMNTTQSLNYIEEELAATDERDEIVTFIRESGRGIIKRFTKGSTDEE from the coding sequence ATGATTCATCCTCACACATACATTCATCCTAATGCAAAGCTTGCCACTAACGTAAAGATCGATCCATTCAGTGTGATTCATCCTAACGTAGAAATAGGTGAAGGCACCTGGATAGGCAGCAATGTTACTATCATGGAAGGCGCCCGCATCGGGAAAAATTGCCGGATATTTCCGGGAGCTGTGATCGCAGCTATTCCGCAAGATCTAAAATTTGAAGGAGAACAAACTACCGTAGAGATCGGTGATAATACTACTATTCGTGAGTTTGTAACCATTAACCGTGGCAGTAAAGATAAGTGGAAGACCAAAGTAGGTAACAATTGCCTTATAATGGCTTACAGTCATATAGCACACGATTGTATCGTGGGCAACAATTGTATCATGAGCAATAACACTCAAATGGCAGGTCATGTAATAATGGGTGATTATTCCATCTTAGCCGGAATGTGTGCTGTGCATCAATTTGTACAGATCGGTCAACATTCATTTGTGAGTGGCGGTTCATTAGTAAGTAAAGATGTACCCCCTTATATAAAGGCTGGTCGTACGCCGCTTAGCTATGCCGGCGTAAACTCCATCGGTCTTAAGCGCAGGGGGTTCTCACTGCAACGCATAAACGATATCCTGGATATTTATCGCATCATTTATAATAAAGGGATGAATACCACGCAGTCACTTAATTATATTGAAGAAGAATTAGCCGCTACAGATGAACGGGATGAAATTGTAACCTTTATTCGGGAGAGCGGTCGCGGCATTATTAAACGTTTTACAAAGGGAAGTACAGACGAAGAATAG
- a CDS encoding bifunctional UDP-3-O-[3-hydroxymyristoyl] N-acetylglucosamine deacetylase/3-hydroxyacyl-ACP dehydratase — MDSNFNPDKQHTLASTITISGTGLHTGINVDMILKPANPGFGFQFQRTDLAGTSAIKADCDLVTDTSRGTTLEQGPVKVSTVEHILAALVGMGIDNCLIELNGPEVPIIDGSSAPFIKIIEEAGVLEQDAAKAWYTIDNNISYYDEKKRVEMTALPSTDYKLTTLIDFNSPVLGTQHAGLKSMKDFKVEIAPCRTFCFLHELEMLLDNNLIKGGDINNAIVVVDKTVTEDEMNRLAKAFGRQKVEVKSEGYLNNVELRFPNEPARHKLLDVIGDLALIGYPIKGHIIANRPGHSTNVEFAKKIKQYIKKNKHTKDIPIYDPNQPPVYTQQQIEKTLPHRFPFLLVDKIVELTPTLIVGIKNVTFNEYFFQGHFPGNPVMPGVLQIEALAQTGGILCINAMPEGQYDTYFLKIDNCKFKQKVVPGDTMILKMELAEPIRRGICVMKGSVYVGNKLCTEADLTAQLVKRN, encoded by the coding sequence ATGGACTCAAACTTTAACCCGGACAAGCAACATACATTAGCTTCAACCATAACAATCTCAGGAACGGGGCTTCATACAGGCATTAATGTTGACATGATATTAAAGCCTGCCAACCCCGGCTTTGGTTTTCAATTTCAACGAACCGACTTAGCAGGAACTTCTGCCATTAAAGCTGACTGTGACCTGGTTACTGATACTTCAAGAGGAACTACTTTAGAACAAGGTCCTGTTAAAGTAAGTACAGTAGAGCATATATTGGCTGCCCTGGTTGGAATGGGTATTGATAATTGTTTGATAGAATTAAATGGACCTGAAGTTCCTATTATTGATGGAAGCAGCGCTCCTTTTATAAAAATAATTGAGGAAGCCGGTGTGCTGGAACAAGACGCTGCAAAAGCCTGGTACACGATTGATAATAATATTTCTTATTACGATGAAAAAAAGCGGGTGGAGATGACAGCGCTTCCATCTACGGATTATAAATTAACTACCCTTATTGATTTTAATAGCCCGGTACTGGGAACACAACATGCAGGTTTAAAATCAATGAAAGATTTTAAAGTAGAAATAGCGCCCTGTCGTACTTTTTGTTTTTTACATGAGTTAGAAATGTTGCTGGATAATAACCTGATCAAAGGCGGTGATATTAATAACGCAATTGTTGTGGTAGATAAAACAGTAACAGAAGATGAAATGAATCGCCTGGCGAAAGCTTTTGGCAGACAAAAAGTAGAAGTTAAAAGTGAAGGGTATCTCAATAATGTTGAATTGCGTTTCCCTAACGAACCTGCACGACACAAATTATTGGATGTGATCGGCGACCTGGCTTTGATCGGCTATCCCATTAAAGGACATATTATTGCAAACAGACCCGGACACAGCACCAATGTTGAGTTTGCAAAAAAAATAAAGCAATACATAAAGAAGAACAAGCATACAAAGGATATTCCTATTTATGATCCCAATCAACCGCCGGTTTATACACAGCAACAAATTGAAAAAACGTTGCCACATCGTTTTCCATTTTTGTTGGTAGATAAAATAGTTGAGCTTACTCCTACTTTGATCGTAGGTATTAAAAATGTAACGTTCAACGAATATTTTTTTCAGGGACATTTCCCAGGAAACCCTGTAATGCCAGGTGTTTTACAAATAGAAGCGCTGGCACAAACAGGAGGCATTTTATGTATCAATGCCATGCCTGAAGGGCAATACGATACCTATTTTTTAAAGATAGATAACTGTAAATTCAAACAAAAAGTAGTGCCCGGCGATACCATGATCTTAAAAATGGAATTGGCAGAACCTATTCGTCGTGGTATTTGCGTAATGAAAGGAAGTGTGTATGTTGGCAACAAGCTTTGTACAGAAGCGGACCTGACAGCGCAATTAGTAAAAAGAAATTAA
- the lpxD gene encoding UDP-3-O-(3-hydroxymyristoyl)glucosamine N-acyltransferase, whose amino-acid sequence MQFSAIQIAAIINGKIEGDPNETVASFGKIEEAQKGQLAFLANPKYEDFLYCTQASVVIINESQELKQPVSCTLIRVKDAYSAFAILLDKYQQIQTQQMQGIEEPAYIHATAKKGENIFIGAFTYISEKVIIDNNVKLFPNVFVGNNVIIGENTIIHPGVKIYHDCVIGKNVVIHAGTVIGSDGFGFAPQADGSYKKVPQIGNVVIEDNVEIGSNTTIDRATIGSTIIKAGAKLDNLLQIAHNVEIGNNTVIAAQSGISGSTKVGNNVMIGGQVGLVGHIQIADGSKINAQSGVSKSIKIPNTAVTGSPAFDYTAALRSQAINRNLPELEKRIKELERIIKELIEK is encoded by the coding sequence ATGCAATTTTCCGCAATACAAATAGCCGCCATCATCAATGGTAAAATAGAAGGCGACCCCAATGAAACTGTTGCATCTTTTGGTAAAATAGAAGAAGCGCAAAAAGGTCAATTAGCATTTTTAGCCAATCCCAAGTATGAAGATTTTTTATATTGTACACAGGCATCTGTTGTCATTATCAATGAATCGCAGGAGTTAAAGCAACCTGTTTCGTGTACGCTTATCCGTGTGAAAGACGCATACAGTGCCTTTGCCATTTTATTAGACAAGTATCAGCAAATACAAACGCAGCAAATGCAGGGAATTGAAGAGCCTGCATATATTCATGCTACTGCCAAAAAAGGCGAAAATATTTTTATCGGGGCTTTTACATACATCAGCGAAAAAGTAATTATAGATAACAATGTAAAATTGTTTCCAAATGTTTTTGTAGGTAATAATGTCATTATAGGAGAAAATACAATCATCCATCCCGGTGTAAAAATCTATCACGATTGTGTGATCGGAAAAAACGTAGTGATACATGCCGGCACCGTTATTGGCAGCGATGGTTTTGGCTTTGCTCCTCAGGCAGATGGCAGCTATAAAAAAGTTCCTCAAATAGGCAATGTGGTAATTGAAGATAATGTGGAAATAGGCTCTAATACTACAATTGACAGAGCAACAATAGGAAGCACTATTATTAAAGCAGGTGCAAAACTCGATAACCTATTACAAATAGCACACAACGTAGAAATTGGCAACAATACCGTAATTGCAGCGCAATCAGGTATTAGCGGAAGCACTAAGGTTGGGAATAACGTAATGATTGGTGGGCAAGTTGGTTTGGTAGGACATATTCAAATTGCAGATGGAAGTAAAATAAATGCTCAAAGTGGTGTAAGTAAGTCTATTAAAATACCTAATACTGCAGTAACGGGCTCTCCGGCTTTTGACTATACTGCTGCATTGCGAAGCCAGGCAATAAACAGAAACTTACCTGAGTTGGAAAAACGCATCAAAGAATTGGAGCGGATCATAAAAGAGCTCATCGAAAAATGA
- a CDS encoding HD domain-containing protein, with protein MPFRKIINDPVYGFITIDDELIAAIIAHPYYQRLRRIHQMAMAHLVYPGAVHTRLHHSLGAYHLMSCALIELKGKGVEITKEEEQGAKIAILLHDIGHGPFSHALENILVENVHHEEISLRIMNELNKEFNGQLQTALDIFTDKHPKKYLHQLLSGQLDVDRMDYLTRDSFFTGVSEGVIGYDRILKMLVVHNGGLMIEEKGIYSIEKFLVARRLMYWQVYLHKTVLCAEQMLKQIIKRAKHINAETPGILSSFIHSSKHTATLEEFCNIDDHDVLATMKIWSMQSDKVLSTLCNGIINRQLLKVEYSSQPINKKRLQEKIEEVAKKLSISSEDAEWLVFTGEAISSTYNFEDENIHILFKDGTIKDISEVDNALINQNLKGKIKKYYICYLR; from the coding sequence ATGCCTTTTCGCAAAATCATTAACGATCCTGTTTACGGCTTTATCACTATTGACGATGAATTGATTGCTGCGATCATCGCACATCCTTATTATCAACGGCTACGACGCATACATCAAATGGCAATGGCACATTTGGTTTATCCTGGCGCTGTGCATACGAGATTGCATCATTCATTGGGCGCATATCATTTAATGAGCTGTGCGCTTATTGAATTAAAAGGAAAAGGTGTTGAAATCACAAAAGAAGAAGAACAAGGAGCCAAAATTGCCATTTTACTGCACGATATAGGACATGGGCCTTTCAGCCATGCATTGGAAAATATCCTGGTAGAAAATGTGCACCACGAAGAAATATCATTGCGCATAATGAACGAGCTCAACAAAGAGTTTAACGGTCAATTGCAAACTGCATTGGATATATTTACAGACAAGCATCCAAAAAAATACTTACATCAACTGTTAAGTGGTCAGCTGGATGTTGACAGAATGGATTATTTGACACGTGATAGTTTTTTTACAGGTGTAAGCGAGGGTGTTATTGGTTATGATCGCATTTTAAAAATGCTGGTAGTTCACAATGGCGGACTGATGATAGAAGAAAAGGGAATTTATTCTATCGAAAAATTTTTGGTAGCACGCAGGCTGATGTACTGGCAGGTGTATTTGCATAAAACAGTTTTGTGCGCTGAACAAATGCTGAAACAAATCATTAAAAGAGCAAAACATATCAATGCTGAAACACCGGGAATTTTAAGCAGTTTTATCCATTCATCTAAACATACGGCAACCTTAGAAGAATTTTGTAATATAGACGATCATGATGTGTTAGCTACAATGAAAATATGGAGCATGCAAAGTGACAAAGTGCTCTCTACCTTATGCAATGGCATCATCAACCGGCAATTATTAAAAGTAGAATATTCCTCACAGCCAATTAACAAAAAAAGACTGCAGGAAAAGATCGAAGAAGTTGCAAAAAAATTATCTATAAGCAGCGAAGATGCAGAATGGCTTGTCTTTACCGGTGAAGCAATAAGCAGCACATACAATTTTGAAGATGAAAACATCCATATCTTATTTAAGGATGGAACTATAAAAGACATTTCAGAAGTAGATAATGCGCTTATCAATCAAAACCTTAAAGGCAAGATCAAAAAATATTACATTTGTTATTTAAGATAG
- the porX gene encoding T9SS response regulator signal transducer PorX has translation MSSTKILWVDDEIDSLTSQILFLENKGYEVNTKTNGFDAVEFVKENIVDVVLLDESMPGITGLQTLQQIKEVNNNLPVVMITKNEAENLMDEAIGSQISDYLIKPVNPNQVLLSLKKIIDNKRLVAEKTTSSYQQEFRNLFMALNDNPDYNGWMDIYKKLVYWELEMKKSDSPEMQEVFQSQKSEANTEFFKFISKNYASWVGPKSVDSPIMSHTVMKYKVLPHVEKGIPLFFVLIDNLRFDQWKSIQPIFNESFRILEEETFYSILPTATQYARNAIFAGALPVDIEKKFPVQWKNDDEEGGKNLFEEEFFKAQLKQLGKSDLKYSYTKITNNNDGQKLVDNIHNLLQNDINIIVYNFVDMLSHARTEMEVLKELAGDETSYRSITQSWFEHSPLHQALKKVADKKMTLIVGTDHGSVRVKTPVKVIGDKQTTANLRYKHGRNLNYEPRDVLAFRDPREAALPVPNVNSSYIFAKGDVFLCYPNNYNHFVNYYRNTFQHGGVSLEEMIVPIVRMTNK, from the coding sequence ATGAGTTCAACAAAAATACTTTGGGTTGATGACGAGATTGACAGCCTTACATCGCAGATACTTTTTTTGGAAAACAAGGGATATGAAGTGAATACAAAAACCAACGGTTTTGATGCCGTGGAATTTGTAAAAGAGAATATTGTGGATGTAGTGCTGCTGGACGAAAGTATGCCTGGCATTACCGGCTTGCAAACTTTGCAACAGATAAAAGAAGTGAATAACAATTTGCCTGTAGTAATGATCACCAAAAATGAAGCAGAGAATTTGATGGATGAAGCAATCGGTTCACAGATCAGCGATTATTTAATAAAGCCCGTAAACCCTAACCAGGTGTTATTGAGCTTGAAAAAAATTATTGATAATAAAAGGCTGGTAGCAGAAAAAACTACCTCTTCTTATCAACAAGAGTTTAGAAACTTATTCATGGCGTTGAACGATAACCCGGATTACAATGGCTGGATGGACATTTATAAAAAATTAGTGTACTGGGAACTGGAGATGAAAAAAAGCGATAGTCCTGAAATGCAGGAAGTTTTTCAATCGCAAAAATCTGAAGCCAATACGGAATTCTTTAAATTTATTTCTAAGAATTACGCGTCATGGGTTGGACCTAAAAGCGTTGATAGCCCGATAATGAGTCATACGGTAATGAAGTATAAAGTGTTGCCGCATGTTGAAAAAGGAATTCCTTTATTTTTTGTATTAATAGATAATTTGCGTTTTGATCAATGGAAAAGCATTCAACCGATCTTCAATGAAAGCTTTAGAATATTGGAAGAAGAAACATTCTATTCCATTTTACCAACAGCTACACAATATGCCCGCAATGCTATTTTCGCGGGTGCGTTACCGGTAGATATAGAAAAAAAGTTTCCGGTGCAATGGAAAAATGATGATGAAGAAGGAGGAAAGAATTTATTTGAGGAGGAATTTTTTAAAGCACAATTAAAACAATTGGGCAAAAGTGATCTAAAATATTCTTATACAAAGATCACTAATAACAACGATGGACAAAAGCTGGTTGATAACATTCATAATTTATTGCAAAACGATATTAATATTATTGTTTACAACTTTGTTGATATGCTGAGCCACGCACGTACAGAAATGGAAGTGTTGAAAGAGTTAGCCGGTGATGAAACGAGTTACCGAAGCATTACACAGAGCTGGTTTGAACATTCTCCATTACACCAGGCGCTTAAAAAAGTTGCCGATAAAAAAATGACCTTAATAGTTGGTACCGATCATGGAAGTGTGCGTGTAAAAACGCCGGTAAAAGTTATTGGCGACAAACAAACCACAGCTAATCTTCGCTACAAGCATGGACGTAACCTTAACTACGAACCTCGGGATGTATTGGCTTTCCGCGACCCTCGTGAAGCAGCGTTGCCGGTGCCCAATGTAAATTCATCCTATATTTTTGCAAAAGGAGATGTGTTCCTTTGTTATCCTAATAATTACAATCATTTTGTAAATTATTATCGCAACACATTTCAACATGGTGGCGTAAGCTTGGAAGAAATGATCGTGCCGATTGTGCGAATGACTAATAAATGA
- a CDS encoding MBL fold metallo-hydrolase, producing the protein MSYPPLKITFLGTGTSSGVPMIACDCEVCTSTNKKDKRLRSSILVQSATTTLVVDTTPDFRYQMLRENVKKLDAVLFTHPHKDHIAGLDDVKAFNWFLKKPMQIFSNALTEEALKREFAYAFADKKYPGIPELTLNTIDESNSFTIGDITVTPILVWHLKMPVLAFRFGDFTYITDANRIDESEKEKIKGSKIMVVNALRHDKHISHYTLDEAIALARELEIPQTYLTHISHQLGKYEDVEPTLPAGINLAYDGMQLLIG; encoded by the coding sequence GTGAGCTATCCTCCATTAAAAATAACATTTTTGGGAACCGGCACCAGTAGCGGTGTTCCGATGATTGCCTGCGATTGTGAGGTTTGCACATCTACCAATAAAAAAGATAAACGTTTACGCAGCAGCATTTTGGTACAAAGTGCAACAACAACTTTAGTAGTAGATACAACGCCTGATTTCCGTTATCAAATGTTGAGAGAAAATGTAAAAAAGCTCGATGCAGTTCTATTTACACATCCTCATAAGGATCATATTGCAGGGTTGGACGATGTAAAAGCATTTAATTGGTTTTTAAAAAAGCCAATGCAGATATTTTCGAATGCATTAACGGAAGAGGCATTAAAAAGAGAATTTGCCTATGCCTTTGCTGATAAAAAATATCCGGGAATACCGGAGTTAACGTTAAACACCATTGATGAAAGCAATTCCTTTACAATAGGCGATATTACTGTGACACCTATTTTGGTTTGGCACTTAAAAATGCCGGTATTGGCTTTTCGTTTTGGTGATTTTACCTATATTACTGATGCCAATCGTATCGATGAAAGTGAGAAAGAAAAAATAAAAGGCAGTAAGATAATGGTAGTAAATGCATTGAGGCACGATAAACATATCTCTCACTATACATTAGATGAAGCCATTGCGCTTGCCCGCGAACTGGAAATTCCTCAAACTTATTTAACGCATATCAGCCACCAGTTGGGTAAATACGAGGACGTAGAACCTACGCTTCCGGCCGGAATAAATTTAGCTTATGACGGGATGCAACTTTTGATAGGTTAA
- a CDS encoding ComEA family DNA-binding protein, which produces MLNKETYSYFSFTKKERRGILVLVSLILFFLLIPFTYSLFNKPKQYSHEEFEKEITQLQSAQKTDSFSKNNFERNIALYNEPIENKEVELPTELFYFNPNTLDAAGWKRLGIKDKTIATIQKYLSKGGKFYKPEDIGKIWGIAPDKAQQLIPYINIEPKQLSNYAQTFTYEKKEYKKEIVLVDINVADTTAFIALPGIGNKLANRIINFRNKLGGFYSVEQVGETFGLPDSTFQKIKPRLQLNITNLAQININTATVDEMKQHPYMRYAIANAVVQYRNQHGNYTSVADVKKVVLVTDEIYKKLSPYLKVD; this is translated from the coding sequence ATGCTTAACAAAGAAACGTATTCCTACTTTTCTTTTACAAAAAAAGAACGCAGAGGTATCCTTGTTTTAGTTTCCCTTATTTTATTTTTTCTCCTTATTCCTTTTACATATTCTCTTTTTAACAAGCCAAAACAATATAGTCATGAGGAGTTTGAAAAAGAAATTACGCAATTGCAATCGGCACAAAAAACAGATAGTTTTAGTAAAAACAATTTTGAAAGAAACATTGCCTTATATAACGAGCCAATAGAAAATAAAGAAGTAGAATTACCAACCGAATTATTTTATTTCAATCCTAATACACTTGATGCGGCAGGATGGAAACGTTTAGGAATAAAAGATAAGACCATTGCAACCATACAGAAATATTTATCGAAAGGCGGCAAGTTTTATAAGCCGGAAGATATTGGTAAAATATGGGGAATTGCTCCTGATAAAGCACAGCAATTAATTCCTTACATAAACATTGAACCTAAACAATTATCTAATTATGCTCAAACTTTTACTTATGAAAAGAAAGAATATAAAAAAGAAATTGTTTTGGTTGATATAAATGTAGCGGATACAACTGCTTTTATTGCATTGCCCGGAATAGGAAACAAGCTTGCCAACAGGATAATAAACTTTAGAAATAAACTAGGTGGGTTTTACTCTGTTGAACAGGTTGGAGAAACATTCGGCTTGCCTGATTCTACTTTTCAAAAAATAAAACCTCGGTTACAATTAAATATTACCAACCTTGCTCAAATAAATATCAATACAGCCACTGTTGATGAAATGAAACAACATCCTTATATGCGTTATGCCATTGCCAATGCAGTGGTGCAATATCGCAATCAACATGGAAATTACACTTCTGTTGCTGACGTCAAAAAAGTTGTTTTAGTGACGGATGAAATTTATAAAAAGCTTTCACCTTATTTAAAAGTTGATTAA
- a CDS encoding acyl-CoA dehydrogenase family protein gives MSMNFEIDEVTQQVAQTARDFANQYIKPFVMKWDEAQEFPIKIFKQLGELGMMGVLVPEEYGGAGLSYFEYNVVIQEVAKVCGAIGLSVAAHNSLCTGHILSFGSEEQKKKYLPKLATAEYIGAWGLTEATTGSDAGNMKTTAVKDGDDWILNGTKNWITHGKSGDVAVVICRTGLPRAKDSSTAFIVDRDTMGFSAGKKENKLGMRASETTEMIFDNCRIPDANRLGSVGDGFHQAMKVLDGGRISIAALSLGIAKGAYEAALQYSKERKQFDQPIANFQGISFKLADMATEIMAAELLINQACDLKNRKQPVTKEAAMAKYYASEVAVKVATEAVQIFGGYGYTKDFPVEKFYRDSKLCTIGEGTSEIQKLVISREVLK, from the coding sequence ATGTCAATGAATTTTGAAATAGATGAAGTTACACAGCAAGTAGCTCAAACAGCAAGAGATTTTGCCAATCAATATATTAAGCCATTTGTAATGAAATGGGATGAAGCACAGGAGTTCCCGATAAAAATATTTAAGCAATTGGGTGAATTGGGAATGATGGGAGTGTTGGTTCCTGAAGAATATGGTGGTGCAGGTTTAAGTTATTTTGAATATAATGTTGTGATACAGGAAGTAGCCAAAGTATGTGGCGCAATTGGATTAAGTGTGGCAGCACATAACTCCCTTTGTACCGGGCATATTTTAAGTTTTGGCAGTGAAGAACAAAAGAAAAAATATCTGCCCAAATTAGCTACCGCAGAATATATTGGTGCCTGGGGATTAACCGAAGCTACTACCGGTAGTGATGCAGGAAACATGAAAACAACTGCCGTAAAAGATGGAGATGACTGGATATTAAATGGAACTAAAAATTGGATCACTCATGGTAAAAGCGGTGATGTGGCTGTAGTGATCTGTAGAACAGGATTGCCTCGTGCAAAGGATAGTTCCACTGCGTTTATAGTTGACCGTGATACTATGGGTTTCAGTGCCGGTAAAAAAGAAAATAAATTGGGAATGCGTGCCAGCGAAACTACCGAAATGATCTTTGATAATTGCAGGATACCAGATGCAAATCGGTTAGGCAGCGTAGGTGACGGGTTTCACCAGGCCATGAAAGTATTGGATGGCGGTCGTATCTCTATTGCTGCATTAAGCTTAGGCATTGCGAAAGGCGCTTATGAAGCAGCACTTCAATATTCAAAAGAAAGAAAGCAATTTGACCAACCTATTGCCAACTTCCAGGGAATATCTTTTAAGCTGGCCGACATGGCAACTGAAATCATGGCTGCTGAATTATTAATTAATCAGGCCTGTGATCTAAAGAACCGTAAACAACCGGTTACAAAAGAAGCAGCGATGGCAAAATATTATGCAAGTGAAGTAGCTGTGAAAGTAGCAACCGAAGCCGTACAGATATTTGGAGGATATGGCTATACAAAAGACTTCCCGGTAGAAAAATTTTATCGCGACAGCAAGTTGTGTACTATTGGCGAAGGAACCAGTGAAATTCAGAAATTAGTTATCAGCAGAGAAGTATTAAAATGA
- a CDS encoding HU family DNA-binding protein, whose protein sequence is MQELINHLVEKVGLTQEQANGAIEAVKNFVKEKFPMLEGAVENLFSQQSGGTATDGSSSGIMDNITDKAEDFLGDLKGKFGL, encoded by the coding sequence ATGCAAGAACTAATCAATCATTTAGTAGAAAAAGTTGGCTTAACACAAGAACAAGCTAACGGAGCCATTGAAGCTGTAAAGAATTTTGTAAAAGAAAAATTCCCGATGCTGGAAGGTGCTGTAGAAAACTTATTTAGCCAGCAAAGCGGCGGAACCGCTACCGACGGCTCTTCTTCAGGAATTATGGATAATATTACCGATAAAGCAGAAGACTTTTTAGGAGATCTGAAAGGAAAATTCGGTTTGTAA